One Heteronotia binoei isolate CCM8104 ecotype False Entrance Well chromosome 10, APGP_CSIRO_Hbin_v1, whole genome shotgun sequence genomic region harbors:
- the LOC132578233 gene encoding retinitis pigmentosa 9 protein homolog, with amino-acid sequence MSQSSRRLEERSSGSSVKRHRSHSESLPGGSSSGGSSSKGLERKEQKKRKREVQQIQQIQHLESFYEKLPPGLIKENETKPEDCIPDVPGNENAREFLAHAPTKGLWMPLGKEVKVMQCWRCKRYGHRTGDKECPFFIKGNQKLEQFRVAHEDPMYDIIRENKRHEKEMRIQQLKQLLEDSTSDEDSNSESSSSSESKEKRKKKKKKKEKKKMKKKKKRKHKSSKSERRSESD; translated from the exons ATGTCCCAGTCGAGCAGACGTCTGGAGGAGAGGAGCAGCGGCAGCAGCGTCAAGCGGCACCGGAGCCACAGCGAGTCCTTGCCGGGCGGCAGCTCGagcgggggcagcagcagcaaagggCTGGAGCGCAaggagcagaagaagaggaagcggGAGGTCCAGCAAATCCAGCAGATCCAGCACCTGGAGTCCTT CTATGAGAAACTTCCTCCAGGGCTGATTAAG GAAAATGAGACAAAACCAGAAGACTGCATTCCTGATGTGCCTGGAAATGAAAATGCACGAGAATTCCTTGCACATGCTCCAACCAAGGGGCTCTGGATGCCTCTAGGGAAAGAGGTCAAAGTTATGCAAT GCTGGAGATGTAAACGTTACGGACACAGAACAGGGGATAAAGAATGTCCTTTCTTTATTAAAGGCAATCAGAAGCTTGAACAATTCAGAGTA gcACATGAAGACCCTATGTATGATATAATAAGAGAAAATAAGCGTCACGAGAAAGAAATGCG GATACAGCAGTTGAAACAACTGCTTGAAGACTCCACTTCGGATGAAGACAGCAACAGTGAAAGCTCCAGTTCTTCAGAGAGTAAGGAAAAgcgcaagaaaaagaaaaagaagaaagagaagaagaagatgaagaagaagaaaaagagaaagcacAAATCTTCCAAATCAGAAAGAAGGTCAGAATCGGACTGA